cgatgtgacttttttttgcGTTCACGGGGTTTACGGATAAAGATCTAAATAGGGACTAAACCAAGCCGATGTGACATTGTGTCACATCTCTAGTATGTACACGAACCCCTTTTTAAAATCCTACTCGCCACTTCCCGCTCCAGCCTCCTATGCCCCCCTCTCCTGGCGGAGGCTCGAcgccctccgctgccgccgaagcGCGTCAGTAGAGTCGTTGCCGCCGACCAGCCCTTCCCGGCTGTGGAGCACAATGCCGGCGTGGATCGAGGAGTTGGGGTACTTCTGGCGGTGCCTGTCCTGGTGGCTCCGTTGCCGCTGCGGTCGGTGCGGCTTCTCCTCcacgacctcctccaccttgaCGCCTACCACCTTGTCCTCCTCCACGCTGACGGTGAACACGAACGGGCCGGCGGGGAAGAAGTCGTCGTCCATCCCCAGCACGGGCTCGAGGGCCTTGACCACCTCCCGCATCGTGGGCCGGGACTTGGGGTTCTGGCTGAGGCACTTGTAGGCCACGACGGCGGCCACCTCGGCGCCCCTGCACGAGTACTGGCACTCGAGGGCCGGGTCCATGACCCTGTAGAGCCTGTCGGGGTGCTTGAGGTACGGCCTGGCCCAGTCCACCAGGCTCTgctcccgcggccgccgcgcgcggtccACCGACTGCCGGCCCGCGAGCAGCTCCAGCAGCACCACCCCGAAGCTATACACGTCGCTCTTGGCGGTGAGGTGCCCCGTCAGGATGTACTCGGGCGCCGCGTAGCCGTGGGTCCCCATGACACGCGTCGTCACGTGCGTCTCGTCCCCCTGCGGCCCGTCCTTGGCTAGCCCGAAGTCGGACAGCTTCGTGTTGTAGTCCTGAAAGAAATCACATGGCATCAGAAGATTAGCCTTTGGGGCAATGTATGTATACACTCGTATACGATGCAGCACCGAGATATTAGTGGTCTGATTAATAGCACTGTTTCGCATTGACAGTCCGTGGGGTACTTGTTTGGGATAGGCTGACAGTGATGGTTAGGATATTTTGGTTAGGTGGATGATGTGAATGCGGGATAGAATAGAACAGCTAGTGATTTTTCTCAAGTTTGGCGTGTATCCAGGAATCTTCCGAGCTCCGGTCAGGTCAATGCTGTGCCCATACCGTACGTGCTGGCAAGGTGTAGTTCAGAAACGTGTGGCGCCGGCTGCTAATACTGCTGCTGCTTACTAGAACGGTCACTTGGGTGACTAAAATGGTCAaaaagttaaaaataaaaagatttGAAAGGTTAAAAGTTTATTCGTGCTGTGATGGAACCTGGGCCCTGGACTTGTCATTTTCACCTACTTGGTCACCAGAGTGACGTGTGTCGTCGGCCTGTCCCGTTTGTTGGTAACTACCGTTGATGAGCTTGCATTTCTGAACCGTGTCTTTCCTTTGGTCGACTGGTCTATTGCTGGGACGGAAAGTGCTAGTCTGTCTGACGAAAGCAAAATGGAGACTAGGGCTACCAGTGAACTACGGTACGATGGAAGAACTGGGCGCTTCGCTTACCGAGTCGAGCAGGATGTTGGAGGCCTTGAAGTCGCGGTAGATCACCGGCGGGTCGGCGTCGTGGAGGAAGGCGAGGCCCTTGGCGGCGCCCACGGCGATCTTCATCCTCGTCATCCACGGGAGGGCGCCGTTGACGCCTGCAGCGAAAAGGACGTTTCATGTGAGTTCGTTTCCTCCCCGGCATTGACCAACATTAAGCAAGAGCCCCAGTATAATCCCGATGATATTTTGTTCCCGACGTGACACCTGGCATCTAATAATCTTATAAAGAAATTGGTGTTCCTCTAGAAGGCACATTACAGTTCACCTAGCCCTATGACTTCCACACAAAAGGAAATAGCTATATTGTGGCCAAAGGGGCTATGGCCCCATGGCTATACAAATTTTTCATTTGTTAAACAGTAATTTTGGCACTGTTCATCAAATTAGCAGCTTAGTTACCACGCCTGGCCCCCTGATTCAGTGTTCAAGCTCCGCCACTGACAGAGACTGCAGGCAGGGGACAAAGACTATCGCGCTCAGTTTTTCAAGCTGGCAAATTTTTTTGCTTGCTGGGCTCAAGGACGACTGGATTAGCACGCGACGGGGACCAAATTTAGCGGCGTGAAGCGGAGAAAGAGAGCTCACTTTTGAAGAGGTGGTTCTCCAGGCTCCCGGAGCTCATGAACTCGTACACCAGCATCCGGTGCTCCGCCTCGTAGCAGTAGCCGATCAGCTTCACCAGGTTCTTGTGCCGCAGCTGCCCGAGGAAGAACACCTCGGCCTGCCCAGTCTCACCAAACGAGGATTAATTGCCGATCGAGACCGTGCATTGCCCGCGGGGGGGAGAGAAATCTCTGCTCACCAGCCACTCCTTGTGCCCCTGCGTGCCGCCTTCGAGGTCGAGGTACTTGACGGCGACGTCCTGCGCGCGCAGGCCCGGGCGGAGGCCCTCGCCGACGGCGCCCCGGTAGACGGGGCCGAACCCGCCGCAGCCGAGGTAGTTGGCGCGGGAGAAGCTGCccgtggcggcgcggagctcggcgTACGTGAAGGCGTGCAGGTCGGAGCCGGAGAGCGTGAGCGAGAGGTCCTCCGGGGACAGCGTCTCCGACGAGCTGAGGCTCGAGAACGACTTGCGCGACGACGACCGCGGGCTGTCCTTGCccccgatccgccgccgccgcggcgtcgagTCGTCGTCCTCCACCGCGGCGCTGCCGCCGACGCAGCACAGGTACGACCTCCAGGACTGGGCGCCGGCCATGCCTATCGCTCGTTGGTGCTCGAGGAATGCGATTGGTATCGAGGACCGAGCCGCGCGTGGCGtgcagagcagaggaggaggagacagGTGGAGGCTGGAGCGACcggagaggaagagaggaggcTTGGCCGCTTGGGGTTGGGGAGGAGCGCAGGTGACCGGGCCTTTATATAAGCGCGCGCGCGCAGGGCGTGGGCCGGCCGGGGAGACGGCAacggccggcaccggcgcgccAGCCCGGTGGCTGCCGCAAGGGCGGATGGCCTTGACCCCGCCGCGCCCTTGTGGCCTTGTGGCGCAGACCACCACGCCTACGACTTGGAGCGCGGCAAAACCAAAACCGCGGGTGATGTGACGGCCACAAACAGGGGACAACGCCGGGATGAAACAAAAGATAAAGGAAAAGGGGAACTCCCACAGCACTACtagacaacaacaacaacgccGGCGCAGCCTAGGGGTGGTGGTTGCTGAAGGCGGGACGACGCAACGAAACGCAGGGCAGCGCAGCGGCGTCACCGGCACCGCTCGTCCGCTCCCACCGGCCTCCCAGGCTGCAGCCGGGTGAGTCACTGACCGTGCTGCGTCACGCTCACCTAGGAAAATATCCTAGCgagtttcaaaaagaaaaaaaaaagaggaaaatatCCTAGCGAGCCTACGGAATGCTAATTGTACTCCAGGGAGCCAATAGGAAGCCGTGTTTTTACTGCTACCTGTTAGTGTTACCGCTACCGGTACTTACAATCAAGCGGTTTTTCGTGCGATGACAGCCGTGGATTGATGGGAGGCAGCAGTAGTTTGCGGCTTTTTTTTGCGCCTAGGTAAAACTAATCGCATACGATGCCTTGCAAGTTGCAAGTTGTTCGGAAGGACAAGTAAAATAGGGGGTAGTAGGCAGCTTGGGGCTGGGGCACGGCGAAATTTGGGCGCCGCCGCTGATTAGCAGGGCTGAGCGTTAACGTCAGAACAGTTTTGCAAGTAACCTCAACCATGCGTCGTCTCGTCTCCGATGATGGGTTACTGGTCCAAAGTCCAAACGCTAAAGAACACAAGCTAGTAGTATACTACCACTAAATTAGAGGGCGGGTCAGCCGGTTAGAGGCTAGTTCGTGCGCCGCCTAACCTAATCCTAGTACCAACTTGGAGGGGGGGGCCACGGAATGTGGTTCCTGCATATCTTCGTCTCGCTCGCTCTCCGTGTGCTCCAAGGCGGGAAGTCCATCGCATATCTTCGTGCTCATGCAGTCACGTGCCGCATTATCCCTGCGACCCCCCTGCTGGGCAAACggttttcttctctctctttttttttctgctgtTGGGATCTTTCTGTCCGATCGACTGTCCCTGTCCGAGGGAAAGGGAAGGCAAAGCTACTCGCTACCCTATATCCTTGCCGCGGGCTAGAgacatttcttttcttttcttcccttttctTTATGAAAGGGACGAGCCATTTCTTTTCTACGAACCAAGAGCTAGGCACAGACACCGCAATATGCCAGTATCCGAACCACCCTACACGCGAGATCTCTCGCCCGCTATAGAATTCCCTATAGAATTTGGGGAGGGTAATATTCTGTCCGCTGCTGCACAGACAGCTCGATGATGGGGAATTGGTTGGGGACATACTTGGGCGTGCAAGGCGCCCGTGCAGCCATGCTGTTTTCTTTCTGTATTGTCCATGAGCTGAACACGACCGACTTTCCAAGTAGCTCTGCGAATAGGTTGAAAACCAAACTATATCCACACCAATCCATTCTccctattaaaaaaaattaatattacCCACACCACTTCAAACCACCACCACTACAAACTAATCCAACCCAAACATTTCAGCTCATGATGTAATAAACTATTAGCCAAACTATGGTTACAACCCAATAAGAAcctgtttccaaaaaaaaatatagagtAGATTTTGccaccccgttttgcacagagtagctgtaagttatactgagtcatctccaataaatttcagtcggttttgataaaattttatagtgtgaacgtgaggttttatttctagagtCCGGTTTTTGACATGGGACCCACGTGTAATTCTaaccacgctgctttgcacagagtagcttctaatcatactgagtcatatacaacaattttcggtcaattttgataaaaaattatagtgCGATGCTTTATTTCTAAGATCCGGCTCTTGACATTGGacccacgtgtaattctagccacactgctttgcacaaagtagctgctagtcatactgagccatctccaacaaaattcagttaatttcgataaaattttataatatgAACGCGAAGTTTTATTTCTATGGCCCGGCTCTTACGGGACTGACAATTATATATAGTCATGTTGTTTTGCATAAAGAATTCATTTCAGCCCACCCCAATCCACACCAATCTATATTTACATAGAACCCACTCCACCCCACCACATTAGGTAATACAACCCATTTGAATCCACCCAAACACAATTCATATCAAAATCCAATCCATTAAACTCAtttcaaaccaaatcgttaGCATGGCTATTTCCAATAGAGGTGCAAATGGGTGACTCTTAggggcacctccaaccctctttacttcaaaattttatactaattttttaaattaaaatatggttttggagaattagtataaaattttaaactagaGAGGATTGGAGGGGCAACTAATGGTTATAACTTGGCACCCCTAATTTCCAAGACGTTTGTAGCACCATCGTTATCAAGCACCGCCGCAGCCTGACACGTCTGCGATTCCAGTGGGATCTCTGGATCTGGGCCTGGATTATTCTGAACCCGTGCTACCTCCTCCTGGCGCAGAGAGGGGAGGATTcgatgatgttttttttttcaaatcagGAAACTTCCTCCACGAAAGTGGCAGGAAACGGAACGGAAGCCACAGGTGTTTTTTCGTGCCCCGGTGAGGAAAGAAACGGCTCCGGTCTTGCCATGGCAGTCTCTCCGCTGAACAACTCAGCCGCTCTGATTCGTTTTTCTTCCGAAATGATTCGCTGCTTGAGGCTGGGAAGCCTGGGACGCGCCAGGTGGCCGGAGAACGTTTTACTCTAGCCGATTCCCGGTCTCCAATTCCAGGGTCTTCCCTCACGCTTCCCGCCCGGAAATTTTGGGTAAGCATTCTGTACGGAGTGGAACTTGGACGTCGAGAAATCAATATTCTGACGGAGCAGGGCATGCGGTTTTCTTCAAGCATCGatgtgaaggagaagaagaaaaaaaatgcctgATGGCACGTCATCAGCATCTTATCGAAGTTCCACAGGTTTTATTGGTGCAGTTTTGCTTGGGGATAAGCGTGGTTCCTATGTGGAATTTCTCAGGGCGGACGCGCGCGCACTCGATTTGAAAAAAACCCACGAGGCGAAAGATCTGGAAGGAATTTATTAGGGCGAATGAAATCACAGGCATACAGCCATGATAGTACGATCATCACCGGGTGGAACTCGCTGTCAAGTCTTATTCACGTCATCACAGTCAGAACCTGTGCAGcgcccctcaaaaaaaaaaactcctctGCAGCCGTCCAGACAGAGCTAGGGCCTGGAGAACAACTTGGAGACGCTGAAACCAGACATGATGGTAGTGAATTTTTCTTAGAAGGGTTCTACGTAGAACAAGCCTCGGACCATGAGACGTGGTTTGGCTGATCCCCCTTTGCTaacgaaaaagaaaaagttAGAAGCCCCGAGAAATGGAGTGGCCCGCCGACCATACACGCTAGGCGATCAGCTGACGGCGACTCGAACGAACACGACCGCCGCTCGCTGCCTCGCTTCGTGATCCTTTGCCCACGAACCCCCGCCGGGCAGACCGCGCAGACCCTTTAGTCCAATGAATGATAGTGCACGGCGAATTCAACTGGCCCCCCGACGAATGCTAGCAGCAAATccccggcgcggcgagcggcgacctCGGACGAGCACCGGGCCAGTCCCCGGACGCCCCGTCTCTCCTGCGGCCCCGCGCACGCCCCCCTGGGCGAACGCAACCACCGTGGGCACACGTAGGAGGCACGAACGAACCAACGGACCCGCCcacccaccgccaccaccgtcgcGGCCCCGGCACGCCCGTCCCGGTGAGTGGGGCAGGGCAACCCCGcgacaccgccgcgccgccgagtcaACTCCAAACGTCCCCTCTCGCTCCGAACTAGTACGTGTGCGTACGCGGGGACGGACGGGCATCGGCTCGCCCGTCGCTGCCACTGCCCCGATACGTGGCCGAGGTGCGGGCACCGGCCTTGAGGCCGGGAGGCGCACCACGTGTCGGCTACTTGGCTCGGCCCcgaccccgccggcgccgcggccgcgcgtgtCTCCGGCTCGCGGCGCCCCGTAGCCTCGCCACTCGCCactcgcccgccgcgccggccgaccGCCGACGGCGTGGCGTCGTCGTACAGTAGCAAAAGGGACGAACCAggctgctgccgcggcgcgAGATCGGATCCCCACCCACACCTCCACGCGTTTTGGACCCTTTTTCGGGCAAGGCGAGGGCGGCCGGATCGTGGATCGCGTCGAACCGGATGGCGGATGGATGGACGGGCGAGCCGCACGTGGAGCGGGCGCTTTTCAGGTGGGGGGGCCTCCTCGGTTTTGTCCGCTCGCGCGCGCGTCCGTCCGTGCCCCGCGATGCCCAGGTTTTCCACGCCGTCCAGGTGAAGAAATTAAAAAGCGGGACAGGCACAGGATCGGCGGGGAAACGTTCAGGTCACGCCGGCCATCCTGATACGGCCCGTCGCCGTCGGTGTCGAGCGCGCGCGGGAGTTCGGAGCGCGCACGGCGGGGACGCGTCCCCTCCTGCCCTGAGGTGGCTGTGGGTGGCGCGGAACGCTGCGGCCGCCCGCCGGCTCGCCTGCGCTGCGAGATGCCCCATACGATGTGGCTGCTGCAAGACCGAGACGGCAACTGATCCTACCTACGGCGTGCACGTGCCTGGTGATGTTACTGTCAGGTGTGGTGTCCATCAGTTCCTCTTCCTCACGGCCCTGTGTCGTCGGACTTCACTGCTGCTGTCTCGTCACCTTCTCCGAACGAACAAGAACAAAGATCCCAGGAATCTCCTCGTTCGGATCACCAATCAATCTCCTCGTCGCTCGACACCACGTACGGGTACCGGCGGATACATCCAACGCCCAGATCTCGGCTGTTCCGTGCGCGGCGAGACCTTCCCGAAGCAGCAGCGCATCCGCCTCCGCGACTGACCCCGTGCCGCCCTCGCCCGCCGATAAAAAATCTTACGTgtagccggccggccagccgccgGCGTCGCTGTCGGGCCGGgcggggtggccggcggcgtacgTGGCGACTGGCGACCCATCTCTCTCTTCGCGTGCGTCTCGCCGGGGAATTAAAAAGTGAAAGGGCCGCAGACTTTCGCGAGTTGTTGGAGCGACGGCGCGGCAGCGGCTCATCAGCTTGAAAAGGATTACACGGCCGATTTGGTTGAAGCAGCGCAAGGAACGGTACGGCGTACTTGCATCATGCGTTCGTCGATCGTAGCAAACAGCTTGACTGTTCACTGAACTGTAACTTTGACTAGGTTGGCGCGCGTAGCGCGCCATTACCAAAAACATTGACCTAAAATATTAATGGAAAGATATTATTCGCTACTATGTTCGAAGCAACATCATATCGATGTATTGAGTTGaatctaaaaattacagtaaagcG
This portion of the Panicum virgatum strain AP13 chromosome 2N, P.virgatum_v5, whole genome shotgun sequence genome encodes:
- the LOC120660797 gene encoding serine/threonine-protein kinase RIPK-like yields the protein MAGAQSWRSYLCCVGGSAAVEDDDSTPRRRRIGGKDSPRSSSRKSFSSLSSSETLSPEDLSLTLSGSDLHAFTYAELRAATGSFSRANYLGCGGFGPVYRGAVGEGLRPGLRAQDVAVKYLDLEGGTQGHKEWLAEVFFLGQLRHKNLVKLIGYCYEAEHRMLVYEFMSSGSLENHLFKSVNGALPWMTRMKIAVGAAKGLAFLHDADPPVIYRDFKASNILLDSDYNTKLSDFGLAKDGPQGDETHVTTRVMGTHGYAAPEYILTGHLTAKSDVYSFGVVLLELLAGRQSVDRARRPREQSLVDWARPYLKHPDRLYRVMDPALECQYSCRGAEVAAVVAYKCLSQNPKSRPTMREVVKALEPVLGMDDDFFPAGPFVFTVSVEEDKVVGVKVEEVVEEKPHRPQRQRSHQDRHRQKYPNSSIHAGIVLHSREGLVGGNDSTDALRRQRRASSLRQERGA